DNA sequence from the Vicia villosa cultivar HV-30 ecotype Madison, WI linkage group LG3, Vvil1.0, whole genome shotgun sequence genome:
ttttatttttcaaggcccagcagtgatctgcgtcatgtcctggacagtttgagtgataggcacatgtcgcatcagggcgataattcggagaggaagtgttgacattctttggaggaccttttaatgtgatcagatctgcttttagcaagtgctgcaatgcctgagagattggcatgttgattctggtgaaatttcttcttggtgcatctggtcgatgcgtatattttggctgctgatctttttgaggtgcagatgcggagatcagaactgcccctacagattgatgctgctcacttttgcgacttttctgaatttgtgttgcattgacctcatttctcccgctgatgggcctttttgtagtaccagaggaggaacctatttgaatttttccattttgaatgccactttcgacacgttctccggtcagtatcaggtcagtgaaacccgatgatgagcttcccagcaaatggctatagaaagggtcagttaaagtgcccatgaacatgtcgactagttcgcgatcagataagggtggttgaacccttccagccatatctctccacttttgtgcatatcctttgaaactttcttttggtcccatagacatgccccttagttgagtacgggttggcgcaagatcaacattgtattggtgctgtttgtaaaaagcagcagctaattcttcccaagtatgaaccttggtattttccagctggtagtaccactcgagttgtgtacccgacagactttcttggaagaagtgaatccacaatttgttatctgttgtatgaggttgtatcttcctcacataggatctcagatgtagttttgggcaagaaactccatcgtattttgcaaagacaggaactttgaattttggagggataacaacatccgagatgagtcccagatcattgaaatctaagccaggtattttttgtatctccatagctttcatacgttcttccagctgttggtacttgtcatcatccggttcgtccccagaatgatcatcttcttcattggaagagagagagggtttagcagaaccctggttgctgtgattgtctccttgttcatcatcaccgactgtttcagggatcggtggctttttgaactttttgactgggattttgatcttccttttcaggtgactcaagcctacagatcctttgggcttccttttcttcttgattatcagggctttcaattcttgttgcccctttgccagttccagaattgccacttgaacttgggcattccgtgcttcgaggttcttgatgcttgtctcagattccatctcttctgactgaaataaacagcgaggagatgagaaatccgtcatgtgaacctgttatgcaatgtgtatgaatggatgcaatgtatatgaatgcgatgtgtgtgcaatgtatatgaatgaaatgtgtgtgcaatgttttcaaggatcttagagtttagatttgttaaaacaaagaagaaacaaacattacttaatcaatttattctctttttttctttgcctcatttgggcttacaagacagaaataaaataaatgatccttcaggtctcccatggacgctttctctttgcccccaggaatgtgttgatctgctgttcttcttgaagctgtccggtgagctccaatatccttctctcatagtcctgacagtgtgctttgaaggtgtctctttcctcttttagttgaacccaagatttttgcaactcttctaggtcagttggtatatccgggtgtagaataacgcggggttcgtctccttcgacctctggctcaatagtcacaggtagaatggcgggatatggcataatgagtttctgagcatgagtgcggacccatctgaggtaaggttccatagggatagagttccattgccccaaagttttgctttctattctatagacactgtcccatgcatgtatgaaccttcgtcggtgtctatgagaatcattctcgtaatcaaacacaataccacggataatcatgtcatgaggaccgttgctccttgcatatccgaattggcgtatagctaaagagggattgtaagtgatgcctcctttgatgccaaagagtggcacattagggtactctccacaatgatcaatgatagtaatgtctctttgaaagaagttgttccaccggatatctgaatgagacaaagacataatcctgcgagaccattgcattctttgttcatttctcaacaccgatcggggaagatgaaatgtaaaccacctagccagtagtggtatacagcacatgagagttcctcgtttcttcatggtacgagtgtgtagagaatgtagaatgtctcccagcaatgttggtaccgggttacggattaggaaaaggttgatgatgtgtacacttatgaactggtcgggatttgggaataaaaccaacccatagatcaaaagggccataacctcctcaaaagctggataacttttgttttctagcagtagtcgagccttttccattaagaacttagcaagcaaaaccttaactccactctttgtttcccaattggactcgatttctgattttcgcagatgtaaagcagcagcaatgacttcaggttttggaatcctttctaaaccagtgaaaggtaattgatttcgaacaggtaatccgattagttcagagaattcttccaaagtgggtaccaactggtaatcaggaaaggtaaggcaatgatgttcagggtcaaagaactggaacaggacccatatcatgtcttcttcaaattttgaggtaaccaaatggagtaggtgaccatgcctttcggtgaattgagatttcctggggaattctgacactatgtcttttagttcagatggtaccgttgagatgttgattcggatgtaatctcgagtGGCGGAatccattacctgcaaaaacaaaggtaaactctttgatccttgaagtgttttgtgagaaaatgatatgcttatgatgcaaacatgtggcacacaaaaacaaatcaaacaatagccttaggtttaaaggcttgcatggagctgataggtgataccctccccactgaagttgagttggttaaaacctgtcctagaatagtattcgggttctatgatccttggaagtaacatctcaacacggcgctcgagcggccgatcaaaatattcctcgaggataactaacttcgatcaatttcaaagctagccacttaataggccataagtcaagttcaactaaaaaggttctaagacaaattagtgtttaatgacatttcggaagcctaatatactccttgatcgttttcaagggacatcagtataaaccaaagtatcgcactaacgatgactaccagatcaaccgtgtCGGTACATgacgtacagtttccttggtatattgtcatatacttaaggtatctcgagattcgggttagaatctttcacacaagcaaaatacccaaacaaacctttgaaaaatagagcaatcaagtcaaacaattgaaaacatcgcagtgacctattctcttaaggtaacccctttagaaaacattttgttttttgaaagtgactccccagcagagtcgccagttctgtggacctccgtttttcgggccatacctccgAGCGGGAGAGAtacatgaactgactcttttttatcgcttatgctttcgcatttttgaaaattcacagagtcgccaccgaccttttattttatccaattaaggaaaggtttataaaagaaacagaaaaaagacctttaaaaaattctgggtaagggggtaggttatacaaagggaaggtgttagcaccctttgtatccatggttatccatgggctcttaagtttacttagctcacttgtttttcgatcacttttcaattgctttagaatgctcatatgtggtttcaaatacctttgtaaattgaatttgtaatgatccttgtgcagatgtatacaaaatgtttgtttatctttcgaaagatgttttgaaaagaacgttaactttgtaatgatccgtgtttggatgtatacaaaatattgtctttttggaaagttttgttttgaaaaacaacagtgtatgagaattttgtttgttttgatttgagcaagcaaactaggaggtctaccccgagttgtaaggtctttatcctatttcctttaaaaatctatcctttcaccggatacaaacaaaaggttcgattttgtactcgaaacagtagaattttgactttgattttgaaaagaatgagaagggattaccttaaaaggtgcaagtgtgattgtgattggattcagatattttatctttgaagttagtgatctaacggttcaattttatctttgacatgcacgcagtttatatttgctggaaattaaaatgcggaaatgtaaagtgcgaaaagtaaatctacgctattacatcgattgtgcaggaaatgtaaactaagcctatttacatgatttggacaacctatacatttatctaggaatttaaattgcaataagataaatagagaaatgcatgtttttggttttttttgatgattgattttaatttaaaattaatccataattaattaaattaaaatgagaaaaagaaaataaatttaaacctagaaattaagcttaaaaatatgttcaaatgtgcttgttaattaattttaaaacaaaactaattttttttggaatttttgaaattgatttgaagtttattaagttatttaagacataattatgcaaataattatacaaataattaaaacttaaagagaaaattatcctaaatatgtacaaaattagtttataatatataaacaatatttcatataaagaacaattttttttatgattttttttgattggttgaaaataattaaaaagcaaatatataaatatatactaattaattatgcaaaatattggaattatgaagaaaaataaaatatttttatttcagaaaataatatattattttagaagcttaaaaatattttttgtgtattttttggatttttttaaactatttttaattaattttgcaaagaaattaaaatagaaataaaaaataaaaggatactaatcagatgtggttgattatgagggagtatgatgttcatgcatgatctggcgcgttggattggatggaaagtggattagaaggctcagattttgaggcgcatggcaatcagtatacctgcaaaacacttgattagaggaaaatttaaaagaacgcgcgcgctggctggccaatggggtgaggacacgcatcatcttcaacctccagacaccacttttaacagcgctttctggctagaagcgctgtaatagattaaactcatccctgcaaaatagcgaataggtgtaaacaagcatagaaatcaggcgtgataggaccattaaattcgtcttgttccactgaatgtaaccatgcccttaatttggtttaattttggctctaatgaagaaccctaaatttgagcttagaaaccctaaaatggtggttttgtgcaaacggtcattaaaacttaattaaagctccagaaacgaccagagcaccaatctaaacacaaatatatgtctacatcttgttaaatgtgcgtgtatgatcagatatgagttggtttttgtttgagcaaatcgtgacctgtgtagctcgattcaatgaggtttaagacttgcaattgattggaatagtttcagtgaagctcagagatgatgtttgaatgtttagtttgtattgaaattgactgaaacttaaaattcgaatttcaagtttctttgaatattgttataccccaaaatttgcccatactatttctcctattcataagtcaaatcaaggtacaatgttcaaagacaccctctcctaatcAACtatcctccaactagggtttgattCTTTCTCAGAGATAATCAAAGGCTGAGACCCCAAATGGGCACCATGGCCTCTCATGTACCTCAAAGGACCCTCATGAcaaatttcaagccttgatccaCAGGATTGTTCATCTAAACGCTCAaacgatcaacagtcgactatcttTGAACTAgaagtcaattatggtcaaaatacagtcaaaactcccgatTTTTGGGCAACATCAACATTTctatgttatattcatcatttgatcaaaatttgatcatgattcatcaagaaaaaggTCCAAAACCATCAAAGGaagaagttactaaattagggttttaaagggaaagtcaaccgaactttgaccgaTCATAACTCTCGCATAGTTCATCAAAAAttgcccaaccaaagcctattctcaaggaaattcaattctctacaacttttatgttaggCCCAAGGTTAAGAAATGCACCAGTTGAAAGATACAGgctaatacattataggtccctttgaaagtcaacaaaaagacgttTTTTCTCAAAGGATGGTAAATGAGCATGGTAAGTTCAATAaaggtgaaaccaaaagcatcttttagaagactctttgagctttccaaaatgtacaAAAACACCTTCATGTGAtaaaaaaatgagggagatatgatTGGTACAAGGTGGGCGATTTTCAAGAAAGGCGCAAAAACCTAAGTgatgaaatttatatttttggGTAATGGGCCATAATTCTTGAATCATCCACGAAATTTTAAACTCATAAAGGGCCCAAGAtctaagttttatttattttatgatattatttcatttatttttggttttattcacattaaatcaaaataaatcaaataaaatcaaaataaaataaaataaaatcataccaAACTTTCCATTTATGAAAATATGTCCAAGTTCACTCAACAAAGCCAATTTGAACGTGAGAAAAAGTGTGGAAAATAGATGGGAGATTGAATTGGAAAGTttcatatttttcttaaaaatcaaatatttctttCATTTAAAACTTGATTCTTTCCATTCCTTTTCAACCCTAATTTTATCTACTATATAAACACAACATTGTAGCCTCATCACTCACGAACCCTGGCCTCCAAGTGACTACCAAAACCTcacgaaaaaaaagaaaaaatgcaaATCGTGTTCTTCGTGGCAGCCTCTCTCAGGTCCAAATAACCATCACAATCTCTTCAACAGGTAACATAGGTTGCTAATGGATGATTAATACAGCCCCATGATGTGTAGAGTGTTGGTTTCATATTCATTTTACTTCCATGCATGTTACTTTCGTTTATCATGTTTTTATGAATATTAATCAATTATAATGTTTTATATGTTTGCTGTGATGTTTAAGAGGAAGTGGAACCCTTAAAACCAAGCATGGCCGCAAGAACACGAaagtgccatggttagggcatgacCACCATTCACGTTCGTTCTTCGTGATAGAGTCCATGCCATGCCAAAATAACCCCACCATTGCGTTTATCGGCCCTTGTTTATTAGTCCTGGGTTGcccttttgattttattaattgaATTTCGCAGGCTGGAAAATTATTGATGATTGCTACGGAATATATATGCAGAAACCGTAGCAAATTCGAGTTTCTTTTGTTGCTAAATTATGTGCAGGTTTTAAAGGTGAAGAGGTTGAAGAAGACACGCGTGTCACTGAGTTTCTTTGGTCGGTCAAAAAGTCATCCACGAATCTGAAATCTGATTGGCCGCGCGTGGGATCCCATTGATTcacctttttttatttattactttGTATTCAGTTATTAAACAAGATAACCTCATGACAGGGTTGGTAATGAGGCAAGGGCCATTGACAATGCGTGCGTGGGTTCGATCCTCACGCTGAccaattttcttcttttattttcttaatgAATAGCAACTCCCAGATCAGATGTGCTTGAGCCCATGCGCAGCTTTTGATGTACCTTCAAATCCAACCCTTGGATTTCAACGGACGTGGATCTAACAGATTGAGATGAAGGCTCACCGTAGGCACACAAAAAAGAGACACAGGGGATCAGGCGCCCTGTTTCatctttgtttgttatttttttttgtttttttcctttgCTGTTTGATTTTTAATTCACTAACCAAAATcaaaaaaaagaatttaattaatatctagaatttaaaacaaattagtaAATTAGGATTTGATAATTTTAAAACatagatttttattttctttataatttattttaatagatctaggttagttaattaattaaataacttactaattaatttttaaatttaggaATTGATCaagtagttttttttaatttaatttagtttagcaCCAGTTTTTTTTACTTTCTCCTGATTTCTTCTCTCATCTCAAAATCCCGTGTATGGCGCatgattgatttattttatttaagatatTAGAATGTACATAGGTGAAAAAATGTAAATATCATAGTGAATATCTTTATGTTTCTGCACTTTTAAATTCCTGTATTTTATATATtgtgttagatgtatgtttaaaTTAGGGCATGTATGGTAAGAACGAATTAAACGTTAGATCACATTAAAACAAGATAAAATATAATCGAATAcgacacacttgcacgcactcacccttagggtacacccctcttggttgccttcgattaaaaggtcgtgtccctcgaaatgtagaggtatccattagcaaagtccctcgattaaaaatcattgcaaagatcataagtccctcgatgacccacgatgttacctcgataatatgatctagtccctcgaatggttgcctacgaaacaatgattgtcccttcgaatattgctaagGGTACCtttacctgttgccttcaatgacctcaatgacccttcgatgacccgcacgtccaatataaacaaggactacctgctcctatatagtatggatagtcctaggaactttaaaaattacagaaaaagaccaatcaattagggtagtgctcttaaactgcctagctcaataaaaatattttttcaatactatttcaaagaaaactaaggctacgcatttacgctaaagtccttatgctcctttcaaaacaaacaaacaaacatgagctaagcaagttaagagcccgtagataactatggatgaaaagggtgcttgcaccttcccttttcataacttaccccccgagcccgttttctttcaaaaaaggtctttttctgtactttttacctttcctaacattggacaaaataaaagtcggtggcgactcgtgctcaccgcaacattgttgcattaaaaaataaaagtcagttcaccgagattacagaactggcgactctgctggggacatatttttaagaggggtttaccttagggctttagttcattataaatgttctcaattgtttgttttgtgtgctttatttttaagggtattgtttgggtttacttgtgtgaaagatcctacacccggatctagtgtaccttaggtatgtggcaatagaccaaggagactgtacggctcgtcccgatatggttgatatggtggccaccgttagtgtgacactttggttggttctgatggcccttgaacatgatcgaggagacattaggctaccatgtagtgtcgtgaagcactaatttgcccttagaaccctagttgaacttgactttggcctattaagaagtagcgagatggccggctttggaccttgactgaagctggttgatactcgaagctacactcattgagatcaatctttcaAGATGTTTTCGGTCAGCCACCCGAGTGCTGACTGAGATAATGCTTTCGAGAACGATCGTCgagatgagcaccatagaacccgatctttatctaggacaggttgaaccaactaaaattcagtggggagggtactcacCCATGGACTACATGCTCGCCTTCAAATCTAAggctcttgtgtgacttgtttgtgtttgttatctatctgacatcataacatcatgacatcataacatagcatctTTACTAACTGTTTCAAGGACCAAGGAATTTATCTTTGTTCTATTTTGTAGGTTATGGCTCCCATTACTAGAAAGTTCATCAAGATCAACTTTGTGAGCATACCTCCCGAGCTTAAAGAATTAGTCTCAGAAATCCCCAAAAATTCCCGATTCGCTGAAAGACATGGTTGCCTACTCAGATTGGTCTCCTCagattttgaagaagatatgatgagggTCTTATTCCAGTTCTTCGATCCTGTGcatcattgcttcacttttccCGACTATCAGTTGGTGCCTACCCTGGAAGAATTTTCTGAGTTGCTTTGCTTACCCATCCGAGATCAGTTGCCCTTCACAGGTTTGGAGGAcgttccaaaacctgaagtcatggCAAGCGCGCTACATATAGAAAAATCAGAAGTTGActctaattgggaaacaaagagtggagtcgaaGGCTTTCTCGCCAAGTTCCTATTGAAGAAGGCTCGATCATTCCTAAAGGCCATGAGTTATCAAGCTTTTGAAGATGTGTTAGCTTTATTAATCTACGGGTTAGTACTATTCCCTAATCCTGACCAGTTCGTTGATGTGCATGCTATCACAATATTTCTAGCtcgcaacccggtacctaccTTAGTCGGAGACATTTTACATTCGCTTTACACTCGTACCAacaagaaacgaggaactctcatgtgctgcaTACCTTTACTTTccaggtggtttatttcgcaccttccccGATCGGTATTGAggaatgaacaaaggatgcaatggtcacAAAGGATGATGTCACTCTCTCATTCGGATATTCATTGGTGCACTCGATCTGACAAGGATTTCACTATTATTGATCGCTGTGGGGAATTCCCTaacgtgccactccttggcattaggggaggtatcacttacaatccttcATTAGCTTTGCGTcagtttggttatgctcgaagaaatggtcctcatgacatgatcatCAAGGGTTATGCGTTTGATTATGAAGACGATCCTCAGAATTACCGACGAAGTTTCATACGTGCGTGGGACAAAGTATATAAGTATGATAGCAAGGAGTTGGGCCAGAAAAACTCTATTCCTCttgagccttacctcaaatgggtgcgcactcgtgctcaaaAGTTTATTATGCCATACCCTGCTGTCAGACCTGTGATTATTGAGCCTGAATTTGAGGGAGATGTCCCTCAGGTTATTCTTCATCCAGACATGCCTACCGATCTTGAGGAGCTGAAAGGGACACCTTTGAAACTCAATTTCGCGCCAAAGAGaagaaagtattagagctcacaaaGCAACTTCAGGACGAGCAAAGCATCAACACGTTCCTTGGTGCAAAgcgaaagcgtccatgggagacttgaagactttcTTTTTATGCTTTTGTTTTTGCTATTTCAGTTTCCTTATTTGTAAAGCCTAAAATGGCAaacagttttatgtttttttaatgaaaGTTTCTTTTTTGTTGGTTTAAACAAGTTTAAATttcaaggtccttgaaaacattgcataaacatacatatcattcatatCACTGCATCATAACAGGTTTCTACGACAGGTTACTCAtattctcgctgtttatttcagctaaGAAAATGAATCCACTCGagcaatcagttaaggatctgcAAGCAAaaaatgctgaattccaagccaTGATCCTGAATTTGGCAAAGGGGCAGGAGGAGCTGAAGGCACTCCTtactaagaaggagaagaaggccAAGAAGCCTGTAAGTGTTCTTAAtctgggaagaagattccgaggcCCTCTCAGAAAGGTCAAAGAAATCGAAGAGGAGGTTGAACAAGAGGAAGGTGCTAGTGGCAAAACTGATCAAACGAGCAACAATGGTTCTGGAAAGCAAGACGAGGAAGAAGAGGAGTACTATGATGACGAAGAATATCCGGAGGATAAGTACAGA
Encoded proteins:
- the LOC131658034 gene encoding uncharacterized protein LOC131658034, encoding MAPITRKFIKINFVSIPPELKELVSEIPKNSRFAERHGCLLRLVSSDFEEDMMRVLFQFFDPVHHCFTFPDYQLVPTLEEFSELLCLPIRDQLPFTGLEDVPKPEVMASALHIEKSEVDSNWETKSGVEGFLAKFLLKKARSFLKAMSYQAFEDVLALLIYGLVLFPNPDQFVDVHAITIFLARNPVPTLVGDILHSLYTRTNKKRGTLMCCIPLLSRWFISHLPRSVLRNEQRMQWSQRMMSLSHSDIHWCTRSDKDFTIIDRCGEFPNVPLLGIRGGITYNPSLALRQFGYARRNGPHDMIIKGYAFDYEDDPQNYRRSFIRAWDKVYKYDSKELGQKNSIPLEPYLKWVRTRAQKFIMPYPAVRPVIIEPEFEGDVPQVILHPDMPTDLEELKGTPLKLNFAPKRRKY